The Betaproteobacteria bacterium genome includes a region encoding these proteins:
- a CDS encoding ATP-grasp domain-containing protein translates to MLQARTAVLFNFDWDQLGFARWSHLFPCDSAGFDLFTFPSNVHLARFDL, encoded by the coding sequence ATGCTCCAGGCGCGCACCGCCGTACTGTTCAATTTCGACTGGGACCAGCTGGGGTTCGCGCGCTGGAGTCATCTTTTTCCGTGCGACAGCGCGGGCTTCGACCTCTTCACGTTCCCCAGCAACGTCCACCTCGCGCGCTTCGACCT